The genome window GGCGATCGCGACCGCTTCGTGGATCTCCAGATGCAGGTAGGAGACGGCGACGGTGACGAGCGTCAGCACCATCAGGGTGGCGAACACCATGATGTACGTGCGGACGTGCTTGTCGATCTCGGCCGGGTCGTGGGCGGCGTGAGCCGCGTGACTGTCGCTCATGCGCGTCTCCTTAGAGCAGATACAGGATCGGGAAGAGGAAGATCCACACCAGGTCGACGAAGTGCCAGAAGAGTCCGGAGTACTCGACGCGGTGTCCGAGCAGCTCGCGATCGTGGTCCCAGTAGCTCGGTGCGGCGAAGAGGAAGTAGGCGTTGGTGATCATGCCGCCGATCACGTGCAGGCCGTGCAAGCCCGTCATGATGAAGTAGATGGCGAGGAAGTTGTTGGTGCTCGGCAAGAGGTGGTGCTCGAACTTCGCCGAGTACTCGACGTACTTGATGCCGAGGAAGCAGAATCCGAGGAGCACCGTGGCGCCGAGAAACATGCGGTATGCGCCGAAGTCGTTCCGCATGAGCGACGCCCATGCCATGACCATCGTGACCGACGAGGTGATCAGCACGATCGTGTTCACGGTCGCGAGCGGGACGTTCAGGATCGACGAGCCGTGCGGCCATTCGACCGCGGTCGTGCGCAGCACGATGTAGCTCGCGAAGAAGGCGCCGAAGAGCATCACTTCCGAGGCGAGGAAGCACCAGATGCCGATCTTGCCGTTGGTGAGGCCCGTGTCGGGCCGCGCCTCGGTGATGTAGGGAATCAGCTCCTGGGACATCGCTCAGGCCTCCTGCGCTTGCGGACGGAAGTCGGCGTGGTAGCCGTGCGGGCTGTAGTCGTACGGGCCCCGGTACACGACCGGATCGTGGAGGAAGTTGCCGTGCGGCGGCGGCGAGGGCGCCTCCCACTCGAGGGTCGTCGCCTTCCAGGGGTTCTTGTCGACGGCTTTTCCGCCGCGGATGCTCCAGAAGAAGTTGAGGATGAAGAGGATCTGGGCGGCGCCCATGATCCACGCCGCCCAGGACGACACGCCGTTCAGCCAGAGCACGTGCTGCCCGTGGGCGTAGCTCGCCCCGCCGTCGTAGAGCCGGCGCGAGACGCCGGCGAGGCCGATCCAGAACATCGGCATGAACACGCCGTTCATGCAGAGGAAGGTCAGCCAGAAGTGCAGCTTGCCGAGCGTCTCGTTCATCACGCGCCCGGTCGCCTTCGGGAACCAGTAGTAGATGCCCGCGAAGAAGGCCATGACGGTGCCCGGCGCCACGACGTAATGGAAGTGGCCGATCACGTAGTACGTGTCGTGGAGGTGGATGTCCGAGGAGGTCAGGCCGAGCGGTAGGCCCGTGAGGCCGCCGATCCCGAACATCGGCAGGAACGCGAGGGCGAAGAGCATGGGCGTCGTGTAGCGGATCGACCCGCCCCAGAGGGACAGGAAGAGCGCGGTCAGGACGACGACCGACGGCACCGAGATGATCATCGTCGTCGTCTGGAAGAAGGCCGCGATCGCGGACCCCATGCCCGTCATGAACATGTGGTGCGCCCAGACGATGAACGACATGAAGCCGAGGAAGATGATCGAGTAGACCATCGCGGTGTAGCCCCAGAGCGGCTTCCGGGTGTTGTTCGCGAGCACCTCCGCGACGATGCCCATGGCCGGGAGGATCAGGACGTAGACCTCGGGATGGGCGAGGAACCAGAAGAGGTGCTGCCAGAGGAGCGGGTTGCCGCCGCCCGCCACGTTCAGCGGCGCGCCGCTGATGACGAGGCCGCTCGGCAGGAAGAAGCTCGAGCCCGCGATACGATCCATGAGCTGCAGGAGGGCGCCCACCTCGAGCGGGGGGAACGCCAGCAGCAGCAGGAAGGACGTCACGAACTGCGCCCACACGAAGAAGGGGAAGCGCCAGAAGCTCATCCCCATGGTGCGGAGCTGGATGGTCGTGACGATGAAGTTGATCGCGCCGAGCAGCGACGACGTGATGATGAAGATCATCGCCACGATCCAGCCGGTCTGGCCGGGGTTGATGTTCGCGAGCGGCGAGTACGAGGTCCAGCCCGACTGCGCGGCGCCGCCCGGAAGGAAGAAGGTCGCGAGCATCATCACGCCGCCCACGAAAAAGAACTGGTAGCTCATCATGTTGAGGCGCGGGAACGCCATGTCCTTGGCGCCGATCTGGAGCGGCAGCACGTAGTTGCCGAAGCCGCCGACGCCGAGGGGCACGACGCCGAGGAAGACCATGATCGTGCCGTGCATGGCGCCGAGCTCATTGTAGAAGTCGGGCGTCATGACCCCGCCCGGCATGCGCGCCTCGCCGAACCAGGAGCCGATGAGCGGCAGCGGCTGGCCCGGATAGGCGAGCTGCCAGCGCATCAGCATCATCAGCGTGAAGCCGAACATCAGGAAGAAGAGCGCGGTCACGGCGTACTGGATCCCGATCGTCTTGTGGTCGGTCGAGAACACGTACGTGCCGAGGAACCCGGGCGCGTGATGGCCGTGCCCGTCGTCGTGCGCCTCCGCGTGCTCGCGGGCGGGGGAGTCGTGTCGTGCGTCCATGCGATCCGCTCCTGTTCCCTGAGTCGGGCGGGGCGCCCGCGTCCGCCGCGGACGCCCCGCATCGACCACGTGCTCAGTTGCCGCCGGGGGCGCTGAACTTGAAGTCGACCGTCTTGCTCTCGCCGTCGGCGACCGTGACCTTCTCGACCTTGGAGCCGAGCTTTTCGTGCCAGGCCTCGATCTCGTAGGTGCCGGCGGGGAGGTCGCCGTCGAGCTTGTACTTGCCGTCCTCCTTGGTGACCGCGAAGTACGGGTGCTCGAAGATCGAGACGTGCGCGGTCATCCACGGGTGGACGTCGCACTTCACCTGGAACGGCGTCACCTCCACCTTGTCGAACGTGTGCTCGGCGCTCTTGCGGGTCGCCGGCATCGCCATGTTGAACTGGCCGTTCACCTTCGGGAGCGCGTGGACGTTGTGGAGCACGCCGTCCGAGTTCAGCACCTTGAGCGGCTGGCCGACCTGCAACGCGAACACGTGCGGCTTGTACTGACAGCCGCTCTGATCCATCACGAACGCCTCTTTCGGCGCGGGGTACGTCTTGCCCGCCGGAAGGCCGCTCTTCACCGACACGATGATGTTGCCCATCGTGTTGCCGGAGCCGAGCACGAGCATCTCGTTGGCGACCGGGCTCGAGTGTTTCGCGGCGCACGCCGGGTCGGCGTCCATGGCGAGCGGCTTCAGGTTGGGAACTTTGCCTTCGTACGTGATGGTGCCGGTGACGGTGGCGCCGGCGAAAGCCGTCGACGCGGCAAGAGCAACGAGCAGCCCGCTGGCGATGAGCAGCCCACCGGCCAGGCCGCGCCCGAACATCTTCGAATGACCCATGTGATCCTCCTCGAGAGAAGTGTGAAGGGTGAAGCTCAGACGTTTTCGAACGAAAGCGATTCGGAGAGCCGCGGATCCCCGAGGGGCACCAGTGCCCGCCGGCTCGATACCCACCCGATCGCCGCGAGGAAGACGCCGCCGACCGCGCAGAACGCGCCGACGTCGATCAGCCCGAGCCGCGCGCCTTCGTGGTGCAGCACCGGCATGACGGCCCAGTGGAGATCGAGGAAATGCATCGACAGCTGCCACACCGCCGCGACGACGAGCAGGCCGGAATTGCGCTTCACGGCTCGGGGCATGAGGAAGAAGAAGGGGACGAGGAAGTGCCCGCCGGCGAGGAGCACGCCGATCGACTGCCACGATCCGACCTGCCGCTTCATGTAGTAGATCGTCTCCTCGGGGACGTTCGCATACCAGATCAGGAAGTACTGGGAGAAGGCGATGTAGGTCCAGAAGATCGTGAAGCCGAAGAGCAGCTTGCCGACGTCGTGCAGGTGCTCGACCGTGACGACGCCGCGAAGCGCGCCCTGCGCGTAGGCGAAGTGGACCAGGAGGATCACGAAGGAGAAGATCGCGACGACCGCCCCCGAGAAGAAGTAGACGCCGTACATCGTCGAGTACCATGCGGGCTCGAGGGACATCATCCAGTCGATCGCGGCGAAGCTCGTGGTGAGCGCGAAGACGACGATGCCGATCGGCGCGGCTCCGCGCAGACGCGCGCTGATCCGCTCGTCGCCGCTCTGGTCCTGTTTCTGCGACTGGGTGGAGAAGAAGATCGCGAGGACGCTCCACGCCGTGAAGTAGAAGATCGCGCGGAGGAACCAGAAGCCCTCGTTCAGGAAGGGCGCCTTCCCTTGGAGGAGCGGGCTCTTGGCGACCTCCTCCGGACGGGTCCACTCGTAGAGCTCGTGGCGTCCGAGCCAGATCGGGACGAAGAGGAGCGCGAAGACGGGCAGCGTCGCCATGACGTTCTCGACGACCCGGCGGAGCGACACGCCCCAGGCGGCGCGGGTCACGGCGAGGGTCAGCACGAAGAAGAGGCCCCCGAGGGCGATGCTGAGGAAGTACAGATAGGCGACCAGCCAGGAGAAATAGAACTGCGGGGTGCCGCCCGCGAGCCCGGCCGACACGCCGGTCCCGATGATCGCCAGCGCCGCCCCGGCGCCCGTCAGCCGCGCGAACGCGCGGCCGCCGTGCCGGGCGGGGTCGATCGCGACCGGCGGAGCGTGGCTCACGAGGCCGCGCCCTCGCGCCGGCGCACCAGCTGGACACGCGTCGCGCCGGTGCCGCTGAGCAGCCGCTCGGTGGCCGCCGCGTCGAACTTCGGATCCCAGGCCTCTACCGAGATGAAGAATCCGTCGTCGGTGACCTTCTCGAAGCGCTCGGCGCCGAAGAGGGGATGGAAGAGCATCGGCAGCTTGTTGAAGGCGAACATGCCGAAGACCGTCGCCAGGGCCGCGAGGAGCACGCCGCACTCGAACGTGATCGGCACGTAGGGCTGCCAGTTGAAGAGCGGCTTGCCGCTGATGACCATCGGGTAGGCGATCGCGTTCGCCCAGAGCTGGAGCGCCATCCCGCCGACCGCGCCGCCGACGCCGAAGGTGAGGGCCACGTAGGGGAGGCGCGAGCGCCCGAGCCCCATCGCCTTCTCGATGCCGTGGACCGGGAAGGGCGAGTGGGCGTCCCATTTTTCGTAGCCCGCGTCGCGGACCTTCTCGCAGGCGCGGAAGAGCGCGCCCGCCGAGTCGTACTCGGCGAGGAGGCCGAAGTAGTCGCCTTCCGGGAAGAGCCGCGGAACGAGGCCCATCAGCGCGCGCCCTCCGGTGCGAGCCGGCCGGCTATCGCCGGCGTCGCGTGACGCCCGCCCGCGTGGTGCGGGTCGGCCGCGGGCAGCACGGACTTCACCTCGGCCGCGGCGACCACCGGCAGGAAGCGGACGAACAGGCAGAACATCGTGAAGAAGAGGCCGAAGCTTCCGATCAGCAGCATCACGTCCCAGATCGTCGGGTAGAACATGCCCCACGACGACGGCAAGAAATCGCGGTGGAGCGACGTCACGATGATGACGAAGCGCTCGAACCACATGCCGATGTTCACGAAGATCGAGACGATGAAGTGGATGACGATGCTGGTGCGGGCGCGCTTGAACCAGAAGACCTGGGGCGAGAGCACGTTGCAGGTGATCATCGTCCAGTAGGCCCACCAGTACGGCCCGAAGGCGCGGTTGATGAAGGTGAACTGCTCGTAGGGGTTCCGGCTGAACCACGCGATGAAGAACTCCATCGCGTAGGCGTAGCCGACGATCGACCCCGTCAGGAGCATGATCCGCGCCATGCGGTCGAAGTGGAACGCCGTGAGAATGTGCTCGAGGCCGAGCGCCTTGCGGGTGATCACCATCAGCGTGACCACCATCGCGAAGCCGGAGAAGATGGCGCCCGCGACGAAGTACGGCGGGAAGATCGTCGTGTGCCAGCCAGGGAGCTGCGCGACCGCGAAGTCCATCGAGACGATCGAGTGCACGGAGAGCACGAGCGGCGTCGCGATGCCCGCGAGGATGAGGTACGCCATCTCGTAGTGCTGCCAGTTGCGCGCCGAGCCGCGCCAGCCGAGCGCGAAGAAGCCGTACGCGTAGCGGCGGATCTTGGTGGTGGCGCGGTCGCGCAGCGTCGCGAGATCCGGGATGAGGCCGACGTACCAGAAGAGCGCCGACACCGTGCCGTAGGTCGAGACCGCGAAGAAGTCCCAGAGGAGCGGGCTCCGGAAACCGGGCCACGTGCCCATCTGGTTCGGAAGCGGCGCCATCCAGTACGCGAGCCACGGGCGGCCGATGTGGATGCCCGGGAAGAGGAGCGCGCACATGACGGCGAAGATCGTCATCGCTTCCGCGGCGCGGTTGATCGACGTGCGCCACTTCTGCCGGAAGAGGAACAGGACCGCGGAGATCAGCGTGCCGGCGTGGCCGATGCCGATCCAGAAGACGAAGTTCGTGATGTCGAACGCCCACCCGACCGGCTGATTGAGGCCCCAGATCCCGATGCCCTCCCACACCAGCCAGGCGACGGAAAGGCCGAGGAGGCCCAGCATGGCGAGCGACGGCAGGAAGAAGAACCACCACGCGAGCGGCGTGGCGCGCTCCGCGGGTCGTGCGACGGCTTCGGTGATGGAGTGGAAATCGTGTCCGCCGAGGATCAGGGGAGCCCGGCCGACGACTGGTTCGTGGGAGACGTTGTCAATGACTTCCATCATGACGAACCGATGACCGCGCGTAGCACTACAAAAACATTCGGCCGAGGGTCAAGAGTTTCTCACGGCGTGCTTCTCATCGTGCGCGCGATGCCTCGTGCTCGCGCGCTTCCTTCAGCACGTGCTGCGCGCGGTGGAACACCTCGTCGATGCCGCGTTCGTCGGTGTCGTAGTAGCCGCGCACGTGACCGGTTTCGTCGACGAGCACGACCTTCGTCGTGTGCGGGATGTCGCCGTTCGCGAGCGCGGCGGTGTCGAGGCCCGGCACCTTGAACCCGGACACCAGGAGCGCGTGCAGGCGCTCGCGTGACCCGGTGAGGAGCGTCCAGCGGGCCGGATCGACGCCGTAGCGCGGCTCGGCGGCGCGCAGGACCTCGGGCGTGTCGCGCTCGGGGTCGACGGTGATGCTGACGAGGCGGACGTCCGCGACGCCACCCTCGGCGAAGCGCCGCTGGAGGTCCGCCATGCGGGCCATGACGAGCGGGCACACCGACGGACAATGGGTGAAGAAGAAGCTCGCGACCCAGACCGTGCCGGCGAGCTCTGGCGTGCCGAAGGGCCTTCCCGAGGCGTCCACCAGCGTGAACGCGGGGAGCTCGCCGAGGACCGGCGGCGGCTTCGGCTCGTAGCGCAGGAACGGGCGCAGCAGCGTCACCGTGACGCAGCCGACCACGAAGGCCAGGACGTAGGGGTTGCGCCAGAGCGGCGCACGCGCTCGGGGCTCCATCAGGCGCGCGTCAGCTTCTCGAGGACGGCGGCGTACTTGTACTGCCGGAGGTTCTGGCGGGCGTTCAGGAGGATGAGGACGATCAGGGCGATCCGGGCGCCGAGCGGGAAGGAGGGGTCGTGGAGGCGTGCCCACCCGTAGAAGAGGGCGAGACCGGCCGCGATCACGACCCCGGCGATCGCGAGTGTCCGGAACACCCGCTTCCGGCGCACGGCCCGCGCGGCGAAGGCGCGCTCGGCGTCGTTCAGGGGACCGATCGCGTGCGCCTCCGTCATGGGGCGAGCTTCTGGCAGACCACCCGACGCATTGCCAGCCGGGATCGATGGCGATGACCGATGTCGTCCGAGACGGTGATTCTTGACCTCTTCGCGCCGCCTGCGCTACAGCACGCCGCGAATGCTGCGCGGCTGATCCCTGAGCAGAGCAGAGCGAACGTCAACGGAAGTCCTCAGACCGCGCGAGTCTTCGGGCGGGGAGTCGGGTGCAGGCCGGTGGCGCAAATATTTCCCGAGCGGGCGAACAACCTACCTCTGGCGGTGGCGGTCGGCGCTCCGCTCGGCCTGCTCGGCGTCGTGGCGTTCGTCTGGTACTTCTTCTCGCCCTGGTACACGCAGGTCGGGTATCAGCCGCATCAGCCCGTCGCGTATAGCCACAAGCTCCACGCCGGCGACATGGAGATCAACTGCCGCTACTGCCACGCGGCGGTCGAGACGTCCGCGGTCGCGTCCGTCCCGCCGACGCAGGTGTGCATGAACTGCCACCAGCTCGCGAAGAAGGACAGCCCGCTCCTCCAGCCGATCCGCGACAGCGTGACGAGCCATCAGCCGATGGAGTGGGTGCGGATCCACGAGCTCGCCGACTACGTCTACTTCAACCACGCGGCGCACCTGCACGCGGGGGTGGGGTGTGTCGAGTGTCACGGCCGGATCGACCAGATGGAAGTGGTCCGCCAGGAACAGCCGCTCAGCATGGGCTGGTGCCTCGAGTGCCACCGCGACCCGGGGCCGCACCTTCGACCGCCGGATCAGGTGACGAACATGCGGTGGACGCCGTCGGCCACCCATGCCGAGCTCGCCGCGCGATGGATCTCCGAGCGCAAGATCGCGCCGCCGACCGATTGCTGGGGGTGTCATCGGTGAGCGACTACTGGCGAAGTCTCGGCGGGCGCGAGGGCTCGTCCGAGTTCGAGGCGAGCCGGCATCGCGAGTTTCCGCAAGGCGCGGCCGATGCGCCGGACGGCATCAGCCGGCGCGCCATGCTCGGACTCATGGGCGCAACGCTGTCGCTCTCCGGGCTGGCGGCGTGCCGCCGTCCGGTCGAGAAGATCGTCCCGTACGTCCAGGCGCCGGAGGACATGTTGCCCGGGATCCCGCTCCGGTACGCCACGACGATGCCTTTCCGCGGCAACGCGCTCGGGCTCCTCGTCGTCAGCAACGACGGTCGTCCGACGAAGGTCGAAGGCAACGAGCTCCACCCGGCCACGCGCGGCGCCTCGAACGTCTGGGCGCAGAATGCGATCTACGATCTCTACGATCCCGATCGGGCGCGCGGAGTGCTGCAGGGCGGCGCGCCGAAGGCCTGGAAGGACTTCGTCGACTACTGGGCCGCGCTCGACGCGAAGCTCGTGACCGACGGCGGTGACGGCTTCGCGATCGTGTACGAGCCGTCGACGTCGCCGACCGAGGCCCGCCTCCTCGAGCGCGTCCGGGGCCGCTTCCCACACGCGCGCATCTTCGGGTGGACCCCGCTCGCCGACGAGAATCGCGCCGCGGGTCTCCGGGTCGCGACGGGCGCCGAAGTCGCGCCCGTCTATCAGCTCGATCGGGCGCGCGTGATCCTCGCGCTCGATGCAGATTTCCTCCTCCACGACCCCGACCAGATCCGGCTCGCGCGCGACTTCGCCGCGGGCCGCCGCGATCCGGAGGCGATGAACCGGCTCTACGTCGCCGAGAGCACTCTCACGATCACCGGGATCGCCGCCGACCACCGGCTCGCGATGCCGAGCGGCCGCATCGTGAAACTCATGCTCGCGCTCGCGACCGAGCTCGGCGTGCGCGGCCTCGGCGGCATGGGCGTGAGCGGCTACACCGACGGCATCGACGCCGCGTGGGTGAAGGCCGTCGCGAAGGACCTGAAGGCGAACGCCGGGCAGGGCGTCGTGCTCGTCGGCGCGCTGCAGCCGCCCGAGGTGCACGCCGTGGCCGCGGTGTTGAACGACGCGCTCGGCAACGTCGGCAAGACGGTCTCGTACGTGTCGGCGCCGACCCTCGCGCGCGCCGCCGATCTTCAGGAGCTCGCGGGCGCGCTCGCGAACGGCGAGATCCAGACGCTGATCGTGCTCGGCGGCAATCCCGCCTACGATGCGCCGGCCGATCTCGACCTCGCGGCCAGGATCGCCAAGGTGCCGAACCGGATCCGCTTCGGGAGCCACGTCGACGAGACGTCGGCCGTCTGCGACTGGCACGTGCCGCAGGCGCACTTCCTCGAGAGCTGGGGCGACGCGCGCGCGCTCGGCGGCCCGCTCTCGATTGTGCAGCCGCTGATCGCGCCGCTCTTCGGAGGCCGCAGCACGATCGAGATGCTCGCGCTCTTCGAGACCGGGAAGGAGCAGAGCGGCTACGAGCTCGTGCGCGAGACCTGGAAGCCGATTCTCGGCGACGACTTCGAGCGGCGCTGGGAGCGCGTGCTCCACGACGGGGTTCTTCCCGACAGCGCGTCGAAGACGGTCGCGCCGACGACCGACACTTCGGCGATCGACAAGCTCGCAAGCGTCGGGACGCGCGAGAAGGACGGGGGGCTCGAGCTCGTGTTCCTGCCGTCGAACGTCGTGTGGGACGGGTGCGCGGCGAACAGCGCGTGGCTCCAGGAGCTTCCGGACCCGGTCTCGAAGCTCACCTGGGACAACGCCGCCCTCATGAGCAAGATCGACGCCGACGCGCTCGGCGTCACCGACGGCGACGTGGTGACGCTCGCCGTCGACGGGCGCTCGCTCACGGCGGCGGCGTTGATCCTGCCGGGACAGGCGGCCGGCTCGGTCGGGATCGCGCTCGGCTACGGCCGGACGGCGGCGGGACGCGTCGGCAACGGCGTCGGCTTCGACGCCTACGCTCTCCGGACGATGAAGGCGCTCGGCATCGCGCGCGGGCTGACGGTCGCGAAGGCGGGCGGCCGCCACCCGCTCGCGCTCACCCACGAGCACTGGAGCACCGAGGGCCGCGACATCGTGCGCGAGGAGGACGTGGGCGGCCGCGGCCCCGCGGCCGCGGGCGGGACGCACGGGGACCACGAGGCCAGTGGCCACGGCCACGGGGCCGCGGGTGAGCATCCGCCGCTCGTGTCGCCGTGGCCCGAGCGCACGTACGAGCACGGGCCGCAGTGGGCCATGACGATCGATCTGAGCTCCTGCGTCGGCTGCAACGCGTGCGTCGTCGCCTGCCAGAGCGAGAACAACATCCCGTCCGTCGGCAAGGACCAGGTGGCGCGCGGCCGCGAGATGCACTGGATCCGGGTCGACCGCTACTTCTCCGGCCGGCCCGAGGCGCCCGGGTCGATCGTGTTCCAGCCGGTGCCGTGCATGCACTGCGAGAACGCGCCCTGCGAGCAGGTGTGCCCGGTTGCCGCCACCTCGCACGGGGAGAGCGGGCTCAACGAGATGGTCTACAACCGCTGCATCGGCACGCGGTACTGCTCGAACAACTGCCCCTACAAGGTCCGCCGCTTCAACTTCTACAATTTCACCAAGGACACGCCCGAGACGCTGCAGATGGCGTACAACCCCGACGTCACCGTGCGGGCCCGCGGCATCATGGAGAAGTGCTCGTACTGCGTGCAGCGCCTCTCGCGCGCCGAGCGCGACGCGAAGCTCGCGAACCGTTCGCTCCAGGACGGCGACGCGCGGACGGCGTGCCAGCAGGCGTGCCCCGCGGAGGCGATCCAGTTCGGCGACATGCGCGATCCGGAGAGCAAGGTCGCCGCCTCGAAGGCGTCGCCGCGGCGCTACGACCTCCTGTCCGAGCTCAACACCAAGCCGCGCACCTCGTATCTCTCGCGTCTGCGCAATCCGAACCCGGAGCTCTCGACATGAGCCGCTCGCGCGCGAGAGCGGTCGTCGGGTCCGTGGTCGCGGTGCTCGCCGCGCTCGCCTTGCAGGGGTGCATGCGCGGCTGCAGCTCGAGCGAGCCGCCGGTGCTGATCAACTTCAGCATGTTCAATCAGCCGAAGTACAAGGCGCAGGCGAAGAGCGACTTCTTCTACGACGGCAAGACGATGCGGCAGCCCGTCGCCGGGACGATCGCGCGCGGACACCTCCACGAGGATCCGGCGCTCGCGACCGGCATGGACGCCGAGGGGCAGCCGCTTGCGACGTCGCCGGTGGCGGTCGACGCCGCGCTCCTCGCGCGCGGCGCCGACCGCTACGGCATCTACTGCCAGCCGTGCCACGACGAGCGCGGCGAAGGGAAGGGCGTGCTCGCGGAGCGCGCCAAGGTCCCGACCGCGAACCTCCTTGCCCAGCGCGTCCGGGAGCTCCCGGACGGCGCCATCTTCGACACGGTCACCAACGGCAAGGGCTTGATGGCGGGCTACCGGTATCCGATCACGGCGTCCGATCGCTGGGCGATCATCGCGTACGTCCGCGACATGCAGAAGAAGAACGCGGAGATGGAGGCCGCGAGATGAAGCCGCGCCTCCTGATCGCGGCGGCGATCGTCGTGCTGCTCGGCCTTGGCGGCGCGGTGCGCGTCTACCTCGCGCTCGAGAACCAGGCCTATCACCCGCCGGTGCGCTCGACGAGCGTCGAGTCGGGGGTGCCGCGCGAGCAGGCGCTCGAGGACATCGCCAAGGACCACGAGGCCAAGGCCAAAGCCAAGAAGTACGAGCCGCCGACCTATCGCACGCTGCCGCTCGTCAGCAGCCGGGTGGCGGTCTGGGTGGTGGCGCAGCTCCATCTCATGTTCGCGGCGTTCGTGCTCGCCGTGCCGATGTTCGCGTTCATCATCGAGCTCATCGGCTACTTCAACGGCGACAAACGCTACGACCGCCTCGCCTACGAGTTCACGAAGCTGCTTTCGACGTCGTTCTCCTTCACGGCGAGCTTCGGCGGGTTCCTGACCTTCCTCCTCATCATGCTGTACCCCGCCTTCACGAACTACCTGATGGAGATCTTCTCCTGGACGTTCTTCCCCTACGTCGCGCTGTTCTTCGCGGAGGCCGGATTCCTCTACAGCTACTACTACGGCTGGGGAAAGTTTCATCCGCTGGTGCACCTGTTCCTTGGCCTCGGAATCAACGTCGTCGGAACGCTGATCATGTTCATCGCCGACTCGTGGGCCTCGTTCATGATGACCCCGGGCGGCGTCTCGGACGCCGGCGCGCTCATCGACCCGTGGGCGGCCCTGGACAACTTCACGTGGATGCCGATCAACATCCACCGGTTCATCGGCAACATCGCCTTCGGCGGCTCGGTGGCCGCGGCCTACGCCGCCTGGAAGTTCCTCGGCGCCAAGACCGACGAGGAACGCGCCCACTACGACTGGATGGGCTACATGGGGAACTTCGTCGCGATCAGCGCGTTCCTCCCGCTGCCCTTCGCCGGCTACTACCTGGCGCGCGAGATCTACGGGTACAACCAGGCGCTCGGCATCATGATGATGGGCGGCGCCTTCTCGTGGCTGTTCATCATCCAGGCCGTCCTGATCGGCAACCTCTTCCTCGCCGCGAACTACTATCTCTGGCTCGGGATGGGCCGGATCGAGGGGACGCAGAGCTATCAGCGTTACGTGAAGTACCTGCTCGCCGCGATTGCCGTGTGCTTCGCGGTGTGGGCGACGCCGCGCTCGATCCTGGCGTCCGTGAGCGAGATCAAGGCCATGGGCGGTACGCTGCATCCGGCCCTCGGCGTGCTCGGAGTGATGTCGGCGAAGAACACGGCCGTGAACATCCTCATCCTGACGACGTACGTGAGCTTCCTCTTCTATCGCCGCACCGGGAAGCGGCCGACCGTGGCGTGGGCGGCGCTCGGCAACGCCGCGCAATTCCTGATCTTCTTCGGCGTCTCCGCCTTCGTGATCGCGCTCGGGGTCTACGGCTACTTCGTCGACGCCGCGACCCGCATCGGCCTGTCGATCCCGCAGGTGCTGTCGGTGCTGTTCGCCATGGTCGCCATGACCGTGATCGACGCGTTCCTGCTACGCGGCGCCGAGGAGACCGGCGCGACGCATTGGGGGAAGCTGCCGGCGATCTCGCAGTACGTGCTGATCTTCATCGCCGTCACCTTCACCTGGCTCATGGGCCTGATGGGCTACGTGCGGTCGGGGCTGCGCCAGCACT of Deltaproteobacteria bacterium contains these proteins:
- a CDS encoding cytochrome ubiquinol oxidase subunit I, with the protein product MKPRLLIAAAIVVLLGLGGAVRVYLALENQAYHPPVRSTSVESGVPREQALEDIAKDHEAKAKAKKYEPPTYRTLPLVSSRVAVWVVAQLHLMFAAFVLAVPMFAFIIELIGYFNGDKRYDRLAYEFTKLLSTSFSFTASFGGFLTFLLIMLYPAFTNYLMEIFSWTFFPYVALFFAEAGFLYSYYYGWGKFHPLVHLFLGLGINVVGTLIMFIADSWASFMMTPGGVSDAGALIDPWAALDNFTWMPINIHRFIGNIAFGGSVAAAYAAWKFLGAKTDEERAHYDWMGYMGNFVAISAFLPLPFAGYYLAREIYGYNQALGIMMMGGAFSWLFIIQAVLIGNLFLAANYYLWLGMGRIEGTQSYQRYVKYLLAAIAVCFAVWATPRSILASVSEIKAMGGTLHPALGVLGVMSAKNTAVNILILTTYVSFLFYRRTGKRPTVAWAALGNAAQFLIFFGVSAFVIALGVYGYFVDAATRIGLSIPQVLSVLFAMVAMTVIDAFLLRGAEETGATHWGKLPAISQYVLIFIAVTFTWLMGLMGYVRSGLRQHWHVYGVMRDQSVDAFTPTLGFATQVISVIVIIFFALIAFVFWLSSLHDRPDWNGGGGH